One Longimicrobium terrae DNA segment encodes these proteins:
- a CDS encoding short-chain dehydrogenase codes for MEIQGSRVMILGGSGLVGMAIARDILPLRPAQIVIAALTEAEVREGLDALRPIAGDAELVGEWGNLFTPSALRHATRDTVLDDAEARGTLLDALFGPLGPEAVEQDALGELILRHRPEIVVDCVNTATAFAYQNVFKSAASLREAARQGPVDAETIEKHLITLTLPPLIHHMWVALNAMTTVGTRVYLKVGTAGTGGMGLNIPFTHSETRPSRQLLAKSSVAGAQTLLLYLMARTPGAPAVKEIKPTAAISWKAIRDGDVIWRGKPIQRIDSVAPVAASEAFGGADRLERKEFGRDVMWKETGETLTGVYLDSGENGLFSPDEFEAITSLGLMEFITPEEIAVDAIREITGHPTGHDVVAALDASTSGPTYRAGVLRETALRYMDELQESRGTRSVGFEMLGPPRLTKLLYEAEILRRLCRGLDAASAIDPDAFSRAAEELIGDDADLRTRILSSKLAVLLPDGERVLRGRNVEVEPAEGDTPAQTARNGWVDLRAENWAAWRERIRAILADLDGRTGPEGGSRWDVEPWQQSRTIRPGALAAWIFRYEDKGERIKR; via the coding sequence ATGGAAATCCAGGGTTCCCGGGTGATGATCCTGGGCGGTTCCGGGCTGGTGGGAATGGCCATTGCGCGCGACATCCTGCCGCTTCGCCCCGCCCAGATCGTGATCGCCGCGCTCACCGAGGCGGAGGTGCGCGAAGGGCTGGACGCGCTGCGCCCCATCGCCGGGGACGCGGAGCTGGTGGGGGAGTGGGGCAACCTGTTTACGCCATCCGCGCTGCGCCACGCCACGCGCGACACGGTGCTGGACGACGCGGAGGCGCGCGGAACCCTGCTGGACGCGCTCTTCGGCCCGCTCGGACCCGAGGCGGTGGAGCAGGACGCGCTCGGCGAGCTCATCCTTCGCCATCGCCCGGAGATCGTGGTCGACTGCGTCAACACGGCGACCGCTTTTGCCTATCAGAACGTCTTCAAGAGCGCCGCATCTCTCCGCGAAGCCGCCCGCCAGGGCCCGGTGGACGCGGAAACCATCGAAAAGCACCTCATCACCCTTACGCTTCCGCCGCTCATCCACCACATGTGGGTGGCGCTGAACGCCATGACCACCGTGGGTACGCGCGTCTACCTCAAGGTGGGCACCGCGGGCACGGGCGGCATGGGGCTCAACATCCCCTTTACGCACTCGGAAACGCGTCCTTCGCGGCAGCTTCTGGCCAAGTCGTCGGTCGCGGGCGCGCAGACGCTCCTCCTCTACCTGATGGCGCGCACGCCGGGCGCGCCGGCGGTCAAGGAGATCAAGCCGACCGCCGCCATCTCGTGGAAGGCCATCCGCGACGGCGATGTCATCTGGCGGGGCAAGCCCATCCAGCGGATCGATTCCGTCGCACCCGTGGCGGCAAGCGAGGCGTTCGGCGGTGCGGACCGGCTGGAGCGCAAGGAGTTCGGCCGTGACGTGATGTGGAAGGAAACCGGTGAGACGCTGACGGGCGTATACCTGGATTCGGGGGAGAACGGCCTGTTTTCGCCGGACGAATTCGAGGCGATCACCTCGCTGGGGCTGATGGAGTTCATCACCCCCGAGGAGATCGCGGTGGACGCCATCCGCGAAATCACCGGCCATCCCACCGGCCACGACGTGGTGGCCGCGCTGGATGCATCGACCAGCGGGCCCACGTACCGCGCCGGCGTGCTGCGCGAGACGGCGCTGCGCTACATGGATGAGCTGCAGGAGTCGCGCGGTACGCGCAGTGTCGGATTCGAGATGCTGGGACCGCCGCGCCTCACCAAGCTGCTGTACGAGGCGGAGATCCTGCGCCGCCTGTGCCGCGGGCTGGACGCCGCCTCCGCCATCGACCCGGACGCGTTCTCCCGCGCGGCGGAGGAGCTGATCGGTGACGACGCGGACCTGCGCACACGAATTCTTTCCAGCAAGCTGGCGGTCCTCCTTCCGGACGGCGAGCGCGTGCTCCGTGGCCGCAACGTGGAGGTGGAGCCCGCGGAAGGCGACACGCCCGCGCAGACGGCGCGCAACGGCTGGGTGGACCTGCGCGCGGAAAACTGGGCCGCGTGGCGCGAAAGGATTCGCGCCATCCTCGCCGATCTGGACGGCCGCACGGGTCCGGAGGGCGGCTCGCGGTGGGACGTGGAGCCGTGGCAGCAGTCGCGCACCATCCGCCCCGGCGCGCTGGCCGCGTGGATCTTTCGCTACGAAGACAAGGGAGAGCGCATCAAGCGCTGA
- a CDS encoding DUF4381 family protein — MTRARFWSIALATLLSSHAIHGQSAPPVARADRDTVLAGEPFEVTVEITGGPPLVAPSIDFPASGGGWQASGPAVPSDSAGVRRLAVPMVAWLPGPAREIRADVRSGGEGAAPVAVRIQLPAVRGVLPPDSARPQPRAARGIVPLARSGPPWLWIALGAAAALLILLAALFVRRRKGRGRTNPASARKEALTELDRLRASGRIESGDLEGFYARQSAILRDFAASADPELGGDLTTLELIDLLGARGDPSSAASAAEVLGAADLAKFARRPPSADRALRDWTAAREWVQSFRVTAEPEDDAE; from the coding sequence ATGACGCGCGCCCGCTTCTGGTCGATCGCGCTCGCCACACTCCTTTCCTCACACGCCATCCACGGGCAGTCCGCGCCGCCGGTCGCGCGCGCGGACCGCGACACCGTGCTCGCAGGCGAGCCGTTCGAGGTGACGGTCGAGATTACGGGCGGGCCGCCGCTCGTCGCGCCGAGCATCGACTTTCCCGCCAGCGGCGGCGGATGGCAGGCGTCCGGCCCCGCCGTGCCCTCCGACTCGGCGGGCGTGCGGCGGCTCGCGGTGCCGATGGTGGCGTGGCTTCCCGGCCCGGCGCGCGAGATCCGCGCGGACGTCCGCTCCGGCGGGGAGGGCGCGGCGCCCGTCGCCGTCCGCATCCAGCTTCCCGCCGTCCGCGGCGTGCTGCCGCCGGACTCCGCGCGCCCGCAGCCCCGCGCGGCGCGCGGCATCGTCCCGCTCGCGCGGAGCGGTCCGCCGTGGCTGTGGATCGCGCTCGGTGCCGCGGCGGCGCTCCTCATCCTGCTCGCGGCGCTGTTCGTCCGGCGGCGGAAAGGGCGTGGGCGGACCAATCCCGCCAGCGCGCGGAAGGAAGCGCTGACCGAACTGGACCGATTGCGCGCGTCGGGGCGCATTGAATCCGGCGACCTGGAAGGCTTCTACGCCCGGCAGAGCGCGATCCTGCGCGACTTCGCCGCGTCCGCCGACCCGGAGTTGGGCGGCGACCTGACGACGCTGGAGTTGATCGACCTTCTCGGCGCGCGGGGCGATCCGTCATCCGCCGCCAGCGCCGCGGAGGTGCTGGGTGCGGCGGACCTGGCCAAGTTCGCGCGCCGCCCGCCCTCCGCCGACCGCGCGTTGCGCGACTGGACCGCGGCGCGGGAGTGGGTGCAGTCGTTTCGCGTCACGGCCGAGCCGGAGGACGACGCGGAATGA
- the rpsT gene encoding 30S ribosomal protein S20, translating into MPNVKSAEKRMRTNEVRAERNRQFRSRLRTALKKVRAATTAADATPAFREAASLLDRAARKRIIHPNKAARAKSRLTVKIAALG; encoded by the coding sequence TTGCCGAACGTCAAGTCCGCCGAGAAGCGGATGCGGACCAACGAGGTCCGCGCCGAGCGCAATCGTCAGTTCCGTTCGCGTCTGCGCACCGCGCTCAAGAAGGTGCGCGCCGCCACCACTGCCGCCGATGCGACTCCTGCGTTCCGCGAGGCCGCTTCGCTGCTGGATCGCGCCGCCCGCAAGCGCATCATCCACCCGAACAAGGCCGCGCGCGCCAAGAGCCGCCTGACCGTCAAGATCGCCGCTCTCGGCTGA
- a CDS encoding segregation and condensation protein A: protein MTDTAAVPDPFSVDLERFHGPLDLLLHLIRNQDVDIFDIPISRITEQFLAAIRNVDRLELERAGEFLELAATLVRIKAQMLFPRRGDDEEAEDPRADLVRRLLEYEHFRDAARVMERAERERARMYGRGFVEARPAPRLADLPLHTEWDEVWTAIRLLGERLNAPETIHHVRGREVKMEDKMHEILAMLDRSRRVEFAEVVAPWGTRIHAVASLLACLELAKRSVVEVRQTAPFAALWIYRAKAESQP, encoded by the coding sequence TTGACCGACACGGCGGCGGTCCCCGATCCGTTCTCGGTGGATCTGGAGCGGTTTCACGGGCCGCTGGACCTGCTGCTGCACCTGATCCGCAACCAGGACGTCGACATCTTCGACATCCCCATTTCGCGGATCACCGAGCAGTTTCTGGCGGCCATCCGCAACGTGGACCGGCTGGAGCTGGAAAGGGCGGGGGAGTTTCTGGAACTGGCGGCCACGCTGGTGCGCATCAAGGCCCAGATGCTCTTTCCCCGCCGCGGCGACGACGAAGAGGCCGAGGACCCTCGTGCGGACCTGGTGCGCCGCCTGCTGGAGTACGAGCACTTTCGCGACGCCGCCCGGGTGATGGAGCGCGCTGAGCGCGAGCGGGCGCGCATGTACGGCCGCGGCTTCGTGGAGGCGCGCCCGGCGCCGCGCCTGGCGGACCTGCCGCTGCATACGGAGTGGGACGAGGTGTGGACGGCCATCCGCCTGCTGGGCGAACGGCTGAACGCGCCCGAGACGATTCACCACGTGCGCGGGCGCGAGGTGAAGATGGAAGACAAGATGCACGAGATCCTGGCGATGCTGGACCGCTCGCGCCGGGTGGAGTTCGCGGAGGTGGTGGCGCCGTGGGGCACGCGCATCCACGCCGTCGCCTCTCTCCTGGCCTGCCTGGAGCTGGCCAAGCGCAGCGTGGTGGAGGTGCGGCAGACGGCGCCCTTCGCGGCGCTGTGGATCTACCGCGCCAAGGCGGAGTCGCAGCCGTGA
- a CDS encoding site-2 protease family protein codes for MESFDLQAVVLALPILLLSLTAHEFGHAWVALKQGDDTAYMLGRVTMNPAAHVDWIGTILFPAIAIGSGMPLLGWAKPVPTNPRKFRDYRRGDILVSLAGVAANAVLAIVFALALWILSAATRSSGAAVPDMAVTAGRMFFYGIFANVGLIIFNLLPIPPLDGSRVLYHYLPARAAAEYRKLYQYGFIILWILVLTRALRFMGPVIWEPTRLLLLPAAGANIGLIQSVLQSL; via the coding sequence ATGGAATCATTCGATCTGCAAGCCGTCGTACTGGCGCTGCCCATTCTGCTGCTGTCTCTGACGGCGCACGAGTTCGGGCACGCGTGGGTCGCCCTCAAGCAGGGTGACGACACGGCATACATGCTGGGCCGGGTCACCATGAACCCGGCCGCCCACGTGGACTGGATCGGCACCATCCTCTTCCCGGCGATCGCCATTGGAAGCGGAATGCCGCTGCTGGGCTGGGCCAAGCCGGTGCCCACCAATCCCCGCAAGTTCCGCGACTACCGCCGGGGCGACATCCTGGTGAGCCTCGCCGGGGTGGCCGCCAACGCCGTCCTGGCCATCGTATTCGCCCTGGCGCTCTGGATTCTCAGCGCCGCGACGCGGTCGTCCGGCGCCGCGGTCCCCGACATGGCGGTGACCGCCGGACGGATGTTCTTTTACGGCATCTTCGCCAACGTCGGCCTCATCATCTTCAACCTGCTCCCCATTCCGCCGCTGGACGGATCGCGGGTGCTGTACCACTACCTGCCCGCGCGCGCCGCGGCCGAGTACCGCAAGCTGTACCAGTACGGCTTCATCATCCTGTGGATCCTGGTGCTGACCCGCGCCCTGCGGTTCATGGGCCCGGTCATCTGGGAGCCCACCCGGCTGCTGCTGCTGCCCGCCGCGGGAGCCAACATCGGCCTGATCCAGTCCGTCCTGCAGAGCCTTTGA
- the scpB gene encoding SMC-Scp complex subunit ScpB: MIRASRVIEALLFASESPLAPADLARADEELDEEGVEAAIAELRAEYDREGRAFTVFEVGGGYQLLTRPEFAPVLERFDSVPTAQRLSGPALETLAILAYRQPVGRAEVEEIRGVGAGGVLKTLQERGLIEVVGRGEGLGRPLLYGTTQFFLEHFGFRSLADLPRSEELPVVLARREPIEDSNEAAGIR; the protein is encoded by the coding sequence GTGATCCGCGCCAGCCGTGTGATCGAGGCGCTCCTCTTCGCCAGCGAATCCCCGCTCGCGCCCGCCGACCTGGCCCGCGCGGACGAGGAGCTGGACGAGGAGGGCGTGGAGGCCGCCATCGCCGAACTGCGCGCGGAGTACGACCGCGAGGGGCGCGCGTTCACCGTGTTCGAGGTGGGCGGCGGGTATCAGCTGCTGACGCGGCCGGAGTTTGCGCCCGTGCTGGAGCGCTTTGACAGCGTGCCCACGGCGCAGCGGCTGAGCGGGCCGGCGCTGGAAACGCTCGCCATTCTGGCCTACCGCCAGCCCGTGGGGCGCGCGGAGGTGGAGGAAATCCGCGGCGTGGGCGCGGGCGGCGTCCTCAAGACGCTGCAGGAACGGGGTTTGATCGAGGTCGTGGGCCGCGGCGAGGGGCTGGGACGCCCCCTGCTGTACGGCACGACACAATTTTTTCTGGAGCATTTCGGCTTCCGGAGCCTGGCGGACCTTCCGCGCTCCGAGGAGCTGCCCGTGGTGCTTGCGCGCCGCGAACCTATCGAGGATTCAAATGAAGCAGCCGGGATTCGTTAA
- a CDS encoding AAA family ATPase — translation MTQPSPYAPPGSPPRAEFLDRIVQEVHRRVVGQDYMVERLLIGLLTGGHVLCEGLPGLAKTLAVRTLADTVDASFQRIQFTPDLLPADVVGTTIYNQRTGEFVPHRGPIFAHIVLADEVNRAPAKVQAALLEAMQEKQVTIGGETYDLPKPFLVLATQNPLEQVGTYALPEAQVDRFMLKVRVGYPTREEEREIMRRMSTGSDIPVQPVATPADILSAREAISGLYLDDRIADYILDLVAATREPKRFGAAELEPLIEYGASPRATLALAACSRAHAYLRGRSYVVPEDVKAIAPDVLRHRVITTYEAEAEEVSADDVVRRVLRAVRVP, via the coding sequence GTGACCCAGCCGTCGCCGTACGCACCCCCGGGCTCGCCGCCCCGCGCCGAGTTCCTGGACCGCATCGTCCAGGAAGTGCACCGCCGCGTGGTGGGCCAGGATTACATGGTGGAGCGCCTGCTCATCGGGCTGCTCACAGGCGGCCACGTGCTCTGCGAAGGGCTTCCCGGCCTCGCCAAGACGCTCGCCGTCCGCACGCTGGCGGATACGGTGGATGCCTCGTTTCAGCGCATCCAGTTTACGCCGGACCTGCTCCCCGCAGACGTCGTGGGGACGACCATCTACAACCAGCGCACGGGCGAGTTCGTCCCGCACCGCGGCCCCATCTTCGCCCACATCGTCCTGGCGGATGAGGTGAACCGCGCGCCCGCCAAGGTGCAGGCCGCGCTGCTGGAGGCGATGCAGGAAAAGCAGGTGACCATCGGCGGCGAAACGTACGATCTGCCCAAGCCCTTCCTGGTGCTCGCCACGCAGAACCCGCTGGAGCAGGTGGGCACGTACGCGCTCCCCGAGGCGCAGGTTGACCGCTTCATGCTCAAGGTGCGCGTGGGCTATCCCACGCGGGAAGAGGAGCGCGAGATCATGCGCAGGATGTCCACCGGATCCGACATTCCCGTGCAGCCGGTCGCCACGCCCGCGGACATCCTGAGCGCGCGGGAGGCAATCTCCGGCCTGTACCTGGACGACCGCATCGCCGACTACATCCTGGACCTGGTCGCCGCCACGCGCGAGCCCAAGCGCTTCGGCGCGGCGGAGTTGGAGCCGCTGATCGAGTACGGCGCCTCGCCGCGCGCCACGCTTGCGCTGGCCGCCTGCTCCCGTGCGCACGCCTACCTGCGCGGCCGCTCCTACGTCGTCCCCGAAGACGTAAAGGCGATCGCCCCCGACGTTCTGCGCCACCGCGTGATCACCACGTACGAGGCCGAAGCGGAAGAAGTCAGTGCGGACGATGTCGTGCGGCGTGTGCTGCGCGCCGTGCGCGTCCCCTGA
- a CDS encoding pseudouridine synthase — MKQPGFVKRGEPLRLQTFLARSGVASRRAAEEMVDHGRVRVNGKTVTVQGMRITAGVDKVDVDGVEVKVAPTTWVALHKPTGYVTTRTDPYDRRTVYDLLPEKYHGLFHVGRLDRDSEGLLLLTNDGDLANRFLHPRYGITKEYDVIATGKPSDATLRQLVEGVELDDGSMATAESARLIGPAGNGLSRLKLVLKEGKKREVRRMLEVVGHPVKRLVRRRFGPIELGELPEGKWRVLALEELSHVRDEPAQPRVRPDAEPRKVKSSGSRTEVVESRPKRAAASADRKSTHGAYSDTTRKRTASGPEKRPSRAAAADGERRPSRAVGGERPSRAVDADRPARSAGAERPSRPLDAEKRPRSVDADSRPAREKRPARPMDADKRPARSLDDKRPSRSADGEKRPARALAEGEKRPRRAPADGETRTSGGGEGTPKRGAAKGPIKQRRGPGTEDRSPRIPAPPKRVPRRPDVEWGDLAEWDRPEPPRRDSFEEERPAPRGAGPRGRDDRGAKPGRGPAGDASRPRGDDRPSAPPRVGPSGPGRSRKAGDGERFAPSRGGPRSGPAGGQDSSDERPSWPPVRGRPAGRDDTGDRGPRPPARGGFRPDAGDDRPRTPRPPVVEERDELDDFGTRPRRSSGAARGGKRIGLLDDRDRPSRSSGPSRGGPRPGGSDGDDRPRGGRPSGPPRDGGGKPSGPRPGGRPGGKPSGGRPGGKPGGRPPRGR; from the coding sequence ATGAAGCAGCCGGGATTCGTTAAGCGCGGGGAACCGCTTCGGCTTCAGACTTTTCTGGCCCGCTCGGGCGTGGCGTCGCGCCGCGCGGCCGAGGAGATGGTGGACCACGGCCGCGTGCGGGTGAACGGCAAGACCGTCACCGTGCAGGGAATGCGGATCACCGCCGGAGTGGACAAGGTGGACGTGGACGGGGTGGAGGTAAAGGTGGCGCCCACCACGTGGGTGGCGCTGCACAAGCCCACGGGATACGTCACCACGCGCACCGATCCGTACGACCGCCGCACCGTCTACGATCTGCTGCCGGAAAAGTACCACGGCCTCTTTCACGTGGGCCGGCTGGACCGCGACAGCGAAGGGCTGCTGCTGCTGACCAACGACGGCGACCTGGCCAACCGCTTTCTGCACCCGCGCTACGGCATCACCAAGGAGTACGACGTGATCGCGACGGGAAAGCCGTCCGATGCGACGCTGCGCCAGCTGGTGGAGGGCGTGGAGCTGGATGACGGGTCCATGGCGACGGCGGAGTCCGCGCGGCTCATCGGGCCGGCGGGCAACGGGCTGTCGCGGCTGAAGCTGGTGCTCAAGGAAGGCAAGAAGCGCGAGGTCCGGCGGATGCTGGAGGTCGTCGGGCACCCGGTCAAGCGCCTGGTGCGCCGCCGCTTCGGGCCCATCGAGCTCGGCGAACTGCCGGAGGGCAAGTGGCGCGTGCTGGCGCTGGAAGAGCTGTCGCACGTGCGCGACGAGCCCGCCCAGCCCCGCGTCCGTCCGGACGCCGAGCCGCGCAAGGTGAAGTCGTCCGGATCGCGTACCGAGGTCGTCGAAAGCCGTCCCAAGCGCGCCGCCGCCTCGGCGGACCGCAAGAGCACGCACGGCGCTTATTCCGACACGACCCGCAAGCGGACGGCGTCCGGGCCGGAAAAGCGTCCGTCCCGCGCGGCCGCTGCGGATGGCGAGAGGCGTCCGTCGCGTGCGGTGGGTGGAGAACGTCCCTCTCGTGCGGTGGATGCGGATCGTCCCGCGCGTTCCGCCGGTGCGGAGCGTCCCTCGCGCCCGTTGGATGCGGAAAAGCGTCCGCGATCGGTGGATGCGGACAGCCGTCCGGCGCGCGAAAAGCGTCCCGCGCGGCCGATGGATGCCGACAAGCGCCCCGCGCGTTCGCTGGATGACAAGCGTCCGTCGCGTTCGGCCGATGGCGAGAAGCGTCCGGCCCGCGCGCTGGCGGAGGGCGAAAAGCGTCCCCGCCGCGCCCCGGCGGATGGCGAGACGCGCACGAGCGGTGGCGGGGAGGGAACGCCCAAGCGCGGTGCCGCCAAGGGCCCCATCAAGCAGCGCCGCGGTCCGGGGACGGAGGACCGTTCGCCCCGGATCCCGGCGCCGCCCAAGCGCGTACCCCGCCGCCCGGACGTGGAGTGGGGCGACCTGGCGGAGTGGGACCGTCCGGAGCCGCCGCGCCGCGACTCGTTCGAGGAAGAGCGTCCTGCCCCCCGCGGCGCCGGCCCGCGCGGTCGCGACGATCGCGGCGCCAAGCCGGGGCGTGGTCCCGCGGGCGACGCCTCGCGTCCCCGCGGCGACGACCGCCCGTCCGCACCTCCGCGGGTGGGCCCGTCCGGTCCTGGCCGCTCCCGCAAGGCGGGAGACGGGGAGCGCTTTGCCCCGTCGCGTGGCGGCCCGCGCTCCGGCCCCGCGGGCGGACAGGATTCGTCCGACGAGCGCCCGTCGTGGCCGCCGGTTCGCGGCCGTCCCGCGGGCCGGGACGACACGGGCGATCGTGGTCCGCGGCCGCCCGCCCGTGGCGGCTTCCGTCCGGATGCGGGGGATGATCGTCCGCGCACGCCGCGTCCCCCCGTCGTGGAGGAGCGCGACGAGCTGGACGATTTCGGGACCCGTCCGCGCCGCTCGTCGGGTGCGGCGCGTGGCGGCAAGCGGATCGGGCTGCTGGACGACCGCGATCGTCCCAGCCGTTCGTCCGGCCCGTCGCGCGGAGGCCCGCGCCCGGGTGGATCGGACGGGGACGACCGTCCGCGTGGAGGGCGCCCGTCCGGCCCGCCGCGCGACGGCGGCGGAAAGCCGTCGGGGCCGCGCCCCGGCGGACGTCCCGGTGGCAAGCCGTCCGGCGGCCGGCCGGGCGGAAAGCCCGGCGGACGCCCGCCGCGCGGACGGTGA
- a CDS encoding DUF58 domain-containing protein, with translation MPLFSRRPRAEAPRAEPPPEPATPGVAEIMRQVRRVDLRTRGLVASQFSGEYHSVFKGQGLEFVEVREYVPGDDVRTIDWNVSARAGATFVKKYVEERELTVLLAVDLSGSQRFGTRGRFKSEMVAEVAATLAMSAVRNNDRVGLLVFTDRIEAFVPPRKGRRHVLRIIRDLLAFQPAGTGTDVAAALRHAFRVMRGRSIVFLISDFHLNGEQAAFDHALRSAAVRHDVIPVGLGDPADARIPDVGVLRLVDPETGDSVMVDTGVERVRLEFESAARDERTAVRKTFRRLGLDEIELRTDQPISTAVLSFFRRRERRLRQ, from the coding sequence ATGCCCCTCTTTTCCCGCCGCCCGCGCGCGGAAGCCCCGCGCGCCGAGCCCCCGCCCGAACCCGCCACGCCCGGCGTCGCCGAGATCATGCGGCAGGTGCGGCGGGTGGACCTGCGCACGCGCGGGCTGGTGGCGTCGCAGTTCAGCGGCGAGTACCACTCGGTGTTCAAGGGGCAGGGGCTGGAGTTCGTGGAGGTGCGCGAGTACGTCCCCGGCGACGACGTGCGCACCATCGACTGGAACGTGTCCGCGCGCGCCGGAGCCACGTTCGTCAAGAAGTACGTGGAGGAGCGGGAACTGACCGTCCTCCTCGCAGTCGACCTCTCCGGATCGCAGCGGTTCGGCACGCGCGGGCGGTTCAAGAGCGAGATGGTGGCGGAGGTCGCGGCCACGCTCGCCATGTCGGCGGTGCGCAACAACGACCGCGTGGGGCTGCTCGTCTTTACCGACCGCATCGAGGCGTTCGTGCCGCCGCGAAAGGGACGGCGCCACGTGCTGCGCATCATCCGCGACCTGCTCGCGTTTCAGCCCGCAGGGACGGGGACGGATGTGGCCGCCGCGCTTCGCCACGCTTTTCGCGTCATGCGCGGGCGGTCCATTGTCTTTCTCATCTCCGATTTTCACCTGAACGGGGAGCAGGCAGCGTTCGATCACGCGCTGCGCTCCGCCGCCGTGCGCCATGACGTCATCCCCGTCGGGCTCGGCGATCCGGCGGACGCGCGCATTCCGGACGTGGGCGTGCTGCGGCTGGTGGATCCGGAAACGGGTGATTCGGTGATGGTGGATACGGGGGTGGAGCGTGTCCGCCTCGAGTTCGAGTCCGCCGCGCGGGACGAGCGCACCGCGGTCCGCAAAACATTCCGCCGCCTGGGATTGGACGAGATCGAACTGCGCACGGACCAGCCCATCTCCACCGCCGTCCTCTCCTTTTTCCGCCGCCGCGAGCGCCGCCTGCGCCAATGA
- a CDS encoding HEAT repeat domain-containing protein gives MTAAQTSPSRMLVDLAKAFALSEFYPLTHPTLTQALLALGESLLAGGETVLVRLTAGGVTVGGVMGPRSAHVDRLAQRLGEHTVGSLTLRHDIGSESLGRMLSAIALPPRVVKAAGGLGAALAAAGASRMAVDGLWVQPAAAMVAAGSAHDPDRVEVPEDGVTLWSAHDMYEQVRESAVRVESEDTEELRRLLREAASDSQRLSVLNRLEFLTQYQFSRGMTDNGIDLVQDLRRDAEALRGRSPVTRGMIMLAIHRVSTRAMIDELVARLGKARNEEERASFRATLLHIGADTVTPLVRALVGATDLSARRAFRDALVALDQVGVPLLEEMVGDERWFVVRNMVGILGEIRSADAVEHFRRTIEHSDARVRRETILALGKVGGEESVPLLAKGLNDKEASLRSAAALGLGLTKMPTAVTPLLARLGQETDLDSQLEIIRALGRVGDARAVPALTERASAGGFFSRIPAPIRVEAIRALSDIGGEAGRAVLQKLLKDRNDQVREAVFTALSRE, from the coding sequence ATGACCGCCGCCCAAACCTCCCCGTCACGCATGCTGGTGGACCTCGCCAAGGCGTTCGCGCTCAGCGAGTTCTATCCGCTTACCCATCCCACGCTTACGCAGGCGCTGCTGGCCTTGGGCGAAAGCCTGCTGGCCGGCGGCGAAACCGTGCTGGTGCGGCTGACGGCGGGCGGGGTGACGGTGGGCGGAGTGATGGGGCCGCGGTCGGCGCACGTGGACCGGCTGGCGCAGCGCCTGGGCGAGCACACGGTGGGATCGCTGACACTGCGCCACGACATCGGCAGCGAGTCGCTGGGACGCATGCTTTCCGCCATCGCCCTGCCGCCGCGCGTGGTGAAGGCGGCGGGCGGTCTGGGGGCCGCGCTGGCCGCCGCGGGTGCGTCGCGGATGGCGGTAGATGGATTGTGGGTGCAGCCCGCGGCGGCGATGGTGGCCGCGGGGAGCGCGCACGACCCCGATCGCGTGGAGGTGCCGGAGGACGGCGTCACGCTGTGGAGCGCGCACGACATGTACGAGCAGGTGCGCGAGTCCGCCGTGCGCGTGGAGAGCGAGGATACCGAGGAACTGCGCCGCCTGCTGCGCGAGGCCGCGTCGGATTCGCAGCGGCTGTCCGTGCTGAACCGGCTGGAGTTCCTGACGCAGTACCAGTTCTCGCGCGGGATGACGGACAACGGCATCGACCTCGTGCAGGACCTGCGGCGCGACGCCGAGGCGCTGCGCGGGCGCTCGCCGGTGACGCGCGGGATGATCATGCTGGCGATCCACCGCGTCTCTACCCGCGCGATGATCGACGAACTCGTCGCGCGGCTGGGCAAGGCGCGCAACGAGGAAGAGCGCGCATCGTTTCGCGCCACGCTGCTGCACATTGGCGCCGACACGGTGACGCCGCTCGTCCGCGCGCTGGTCGGCGCGACGGACCTGTCCGCCCGGCGCGCCTTTCGCGACGCGCTCGTCGCGCTGGACCAGGTGGGCGTGCCGCTGCTGGAGGAGATGGTGGGCGACGAGCGCTGGTTCGTGGTGCGCAACATGGTGGGGATTCTGGGCGAGATCCGCAGCGCGGACGCGGTGGAGCACTTCCGGCGGACCATCGAGCACTCCGATGCGCGCGTGCGGCGCGAAACGATCCTGGCGCTCGGCAAGGTGGGCGGCGAGGAATCCGTTCCGCTGCTGGCCAAGGGGCTGAACGACAAGGAAGCGAGCCTGCGGTCCGCCGCCGCGCTGGGGCTCGGCCTGACCAAGATGCCGACGGCGGTAACGCCGCTGCTGGCGCGGCTGGGGCAGGAGACGGACCTGGATTCGCAGCTGGAGATCATCCGCGCGCTGGGCCGCGTGGGCGACGCGCGCGCGGTTCCCGCGCTGACGGAAAGGGCGTCGGCGGGCGGCTTTTTTTCCCGCATTCCCGCGCCGATCCGCGTGGAGGCCATCCGCGCGCTGTCCGACATCGGCGGCGAGGCGGGCCGCGCCGTGCTGCAGAAGCTGCTGAAGGACCGCAACGATCAGGTGCGCGAGGCGGTGTTCACGGCGCTGTCGAGGGAATAG